The Pseudomonas azadiae genome contains a region encoding:
- the mrcB gene encoding penicillin-binding protein 1B translates to MTRTRSPRSRKKPPSRGLRPWLGWALKLGLVGLVVLAGFAVYLDAVVQEKFSGKRWTIPAKVYARPLELFTGQKLSKDDFLTELDALGYRREPVSNGPGAAAVSGNTVDLNTRGFQFYEGLEKAQPVRVRFSGDYVAELSSLNGSKLPVVRLEPLMIGGIYPKNLEDRILIKLDQVPPFLLETLVAVEDRDFYHHWGVSPKSIARAVWVNTSGGKMTQGGSTLTQQLVKNFYLTSERSLTRKLTEAMMAMLLELHYSKQEILEAYLNEVFVGQDGQRAVHGFGLASQFFFGQPLSELKLHQVALLVGMVKGPSYYNPRRNPERALERRNLVLDVLEQQGVATAEQVAAAKKMPLSVTTRGKLADSSFPGFIDLVKRQLREDYRDEDLTEEGLRIFTSFDPILQMKAEASVNDTFKRLTGRKGSDEVEAAMVVTNPETGEVQAMIGSRQASFAGFNRALDAVRPIGSLVKPAVYLTALEKPSKYTLTSWLSDDPLSVKGADGQVWTPQNFDRRSHGTVFLYQGIAHSYNISTSRLGLEVGVPNVLKTIARLGVGREFPAFPSILLGAGAMTPMEVATMYQTLANGGFNTPMRGIRSVLTAEGEPLKRYPFQIQQRFDAGSIYLIQNAMQRVMREGTGSSVYKVLPSNLTLAGKTGTSNDSRDSWFAGFGQDVLAVVWLGRDDNGKTPFTGATGALQVWTSFMRKADPLPLNMPQPDNIVQAWIDPHTGQGSDANCPGAVQMPYIRGSEPPPGAACGGNAPADAESVMDWVKGWMN, encoded by the coding sequence ATGACTCGAACCCGATCTCCCCGTTCCCGTAAAAAACCTCCTTCCCGCGGCCTGCGCCCTTGGCTGGGCTGGGCGCTCAAGCTCGGCCTGGTGGGGCTTGTAGTGCTCGCTGGCTTTGCGGTGTACCTCGACGCTGTGGTCCAGGAGAAATTCTCCGGCAAGCGCTGGACCATTCCCGCCAAGGTGTACGCGCGCCCGCTGGAACTGTTCACCGGCCAGAAGCTGAGCAAGGACGACTTTCTCACCGAGCTCGACGCCTTGGGCTATCGCCGCGAACCCGTGAGCAATGGTCCGGGGGCGGCCGCCGTCAGCGGTAATACCGTCGACCTGAATACCCGTGGCTTCCAGTTCTACGAAGGCCTGGAAAAAGCCCAGCCGGTGCGCGTGCGCTTTTCCGGCGATTACGTCGCCGAGTTGTCTTCACTCAATGGCTCCAAGCTGCCTGTGGTGCGCCTGGAACCGCTGATGATCGGCGGCATTTATCCGAAGAATCTCGAAGACCGCATCCTGATCAAGCTTGATCAAGTGCCGCCGTTCCTGCTCGAAACCCTGGTGGCCGTCGAAGACCGCGATTTTTATCATCACTGGGGCGTTTCCCCGAAGTCGATCGCCCGCGCAGTCTGGGTGAATACCTCCGGCGGCAAAATGACCCAGGGCGGCAGTACGCTGACGCAACAGTTGGTCAAGAACTTTTACCTGACCAGCGAGCGCAGCCTGACCCGCAAGCTCACCGAAGCCATGATGGCGATGCTGCTGGAATTGCACTACAGCAAGCAGGAGATCCTCGAGGCATACCTCAATGAGGTATTCGTCGGTCAGGACGGCCAGCGCGCGGTGCACGGTTTCGGCCTGGCCAGCCAGTTCTTCTTTGGCCAGCCATTGTCCGAACTGAAGTTGCATCAGGTCGCATTGTTGGTGGGCATGGTCAAGGGGCCTTCCTATTACAACCCGCGCCGCAATCCCGAGCGGGCGTTGGAGCGTCGTAACCTGGTGCTCGATGTGCTCGAGCAACAAGGCGTGGCCACGGCCGAACAAGTGGCTGCGGCGAAGAAAATGCCGTTGAGTGTTACCACTCGCGGCAAACTGGCGGACAGTTCCTTCCCGGGCTTTATCGACCTGGTCAAACGCCAACTGCGTGAAGACTACCGCGACGAAGACTTGACCGAAGAAGGCCTGCGGATCTTCACCAGTTTCGATCCGATTTTGCAGATGAAAGCCGAAGCGTCGGTCAATGACACCTTCAAGCGCCTGACGGGCCGTAAAGGCTCGGACGAAGTCGAAGCGGCAATGGTCGTGACCAATCCGGAAACCGGCGAAGTGCAGGCCATGATCGGCAGTCGGCAGGCCAGCTTTGCCGGTTTCAACCGCGCGCTGGATGCGGTGCGGCCGATCGGCTCGCTGGTCAAGCCGGCCGTTTACCTGACCGCCTTGGAAAAACCGAGCAAGTACACCCTGACCAGTTGGCTGTCGGATGACCCGTTGTCGGTCAAAGGCGCGGATGGGCAGGTATGGACGCCGCAGAACTTCGACCGTCGTTCCCACGGTACGGTGTTCCTGTATCAGGGGATTGCGCACTCTTACAACATTTCCACGTCGCGACTCGGCCTTGAAGTCGGCGTGCCCAATGTCCTCAAGACGATAGCGCGGCTGGGCGTCGGCCGTGAGTTCCCGGCTTTCCCGTCGATCCTGCTGGGCGCCGGTGCGATGACGCCGATGGAAGTGGCGACCATGTACCAGACCCTCGCCAACGGTGGCTTCAATACGCCGATGCGCGGCATCCGCAGTGTGCTGACCGCCGAGGGCGAGCCGCTCAAGCGTTATCCGTTCCAGATTCAGCAGCGGTTCGATGCAGGCTCCATCTATTTGATCCAGAACGCCATGCAGCGTGTGATGCGTGAAGGTACGGGCAGCTCCGTCTATAAGGTCCTGCCGTCCAACCTGACGTTGGCAGGCAAGACCGGTACCAGTAACGATTCGCGCGACAGTTGGTTCGCCGGCTTCGGCCAGGACGTGCTGGCGGTGGTGTGGCTGGGGCGCGACGATAACGGCAAGACACCGTTCACCGGCGCTACCGGTGCGCTGCAGGTCTGGACCAGTTTCATGCGCAAGGCCGACCCGCTGCCGCTGAACATGCCGCAGCCGGATAACATCGTGCAGGCCTGGATTGATCCGCATACGGGCCAAGGCTCCGATGCCAACTGTCCGGGCGCGGTGCAGATGCCGTATATTCGCGGCAGCGAACCGCCACCCGGTGCCGCGTGTGGAGGCAATGCCCCTGCTGACGCGGAATCGGTGATGGATTGGGTCAAGGGCTGGATGAATTAA
- the sfsA gene encoding DNA/RNA nuclease SfsA encodes MRFYPPLEEARLIRRYKRFLTDIETVTGELLTIHCPNTGSMLNCMVEGGQVWFSRSDDPKRKLPGTWEIAETPQGRLACVNTARANQLVEEALRAGVITELNGFTALKREVPYGQEKSRIDFRLDYPHGAAFVEVKSVTLGFDGSSVAAFPDAVTQRGAKHLRELAHLARSGVRAVQLYCVNLSGIDAVRPAVEIDATYAAALREAKLAGVEVLAYGVRVTSEEICVDRRLDVLLD; translated from the coding sequence ATGCGTTTTTATCCTCCCCTCGAAGAAGCGCGGCTGATCCGCCGCTACAAGCGTTTTCTTACCGATATCGAAACCGTTACCGGCGAGTTGTTGACCATTCACTGCCCCAACACCGGCTCGATGCTCAATTGCATGGTCGAGGGCGGGCAGGTCTGGTTCAGTCGCTCCGATGATCCCAAGCGCAAGTTGCCCGGCACCTGGGAAATCGCCGAGACCCCCCAGGGCCGTCTGGCGTGTGTGAACACGGCGCGGGCCAATCAATTGGTGGAAGAGGCGTTGCGTGCCGGGGTGATTACGGAGCTCAACGGTTTCACCGCATTGAAGCGTGAAGTGCCCTACGGTCAGGAGAAAAGCCGGATCGACTTTCGCCTGGATTACCCTCACGGGGCGGCATTTGTCGAAGTCAAAAGCGTAACCTTGGGCTTTGATGGCTCTTCGGTTGCAGCCTTCCCCGATGCCGTTACCCAGCGCGGCGCCAAGCACTTGCGCGAGCTGGCCCACTTGGCGCGTAGCGGGGTGCGGGCGGTGCAATTGTATTGCGTCAATCTTTCGGGGATCGATGCCGTGCGCCCGGCCGTTGAGATCGACGCGACCTACGCTGCGGCCTTGCGAGAAGCCAAGCTGGCGGGAGTGGAGGTGCTGGCCTATGGCGTGCGGGTGACATCTGAAGAGATCTGCGTGGATCGGCGTCTGGACGTGCTGCTCGACTAG
- a CDS encoding pentapeptide repeat-containing protein, producing the protein MSQPKLLDSPLYSLLHKDDIRGFNQERPDNGVIDMRGGDFRGLDLRELNAAGVDFTDAYFRSADLRGLDLRDCPLEGASLAHAQISGTYFPPELSADEILMSVNFGTRLRYRTR; encoded by the coding sequence ATGAGTCAGCCCAAGCTTCTCGATTCTCCCCTCTACTCGCTCCTGCATAAAGATGATATCCGGGGCTTCAACCAGGAACGCCCAGACAACGGCGTCATCGACATGCGCGGTGGCGACTTCCGTGGGTTGGACTTGCGTGAGCTGAACGCCGCGGGCGTGGATTTCACCGATGCTTATTTCCGCTCCGCCGATTTGCGCGGCCTGGACCTTCGCGACTGTCCGCTGGAAGGGGCGAGCCTGGCCCATGCGCAAATTTCCGGCACCTACTTCCCGCCGGAACTGAGCGCCGACGAGATCCTCATGTCGGTCAATTTCGGCACCCGCCTACGCTACCGTACCCGCTGA
- a CDS encoding TfoX/Sxy family protein, with product MNDELQLLKNLGKTSAQWLHAVGIHSASDLRRLGAVDAYRAVRTRGFRASKVLLYAIEGALLDVHWNDIPAERKEALNRQLDALSTRQKN from the coding sequence ATGAACGATGAGCTGCAACTCCTGAAAAACCTCGGCAAGACGTCGGCACAGTGGCTGCATGCGGTGGGCATCCACAGTGCCTCCGACTTGCGCCGCCTGGGCGCTGTCGATGCGTACCGCGCCGTGCGCACACGCGGGTTCCGTGCCTCGAAAGTACTGCTGTATGCAATTGAAGGGGCGCTCTTGGATGTGCACTGGAACGACATTCCCGCCGAGCGCAAGGAAGCGTTGAACCGTCAGTTGGACGCTCTATCGACCCGTCAGAAAAACTGA
- a CDS encoding FecCD family ABC transporter permease produces the protein MTTLVKPKTLFIGLALLCLLAIWLSLALGPVSLPLLDTLKAALRLMGLPIEAQGLEQAELILGQIRLPRTLLGLAVGGVLALSGVAMQGLFRNPLADPGLVGVSSGAALGAAVAIVGGSFFGGLPEAFGPYVLSACAFLGGLGVTALVYRLGRRNGQTNVATMLLAGIALTALAGSAVGLFTYLADDATLRTLTFWNLGSLNGASYSRLWPLLLVSAGVALWLPRRARALNALLLGESEAGHLGIDVERLKRELVFCTALGVGAAVAAAGMIGFVGLVVPHLVRLLAGPDHRVLLPASLLAGASLLLFADLVARLALAPAELPIGIVTAFIGAPFFLYLLLRGRA, from the coding sequence ATGACCACGCTGGTTAAACCCAAGACCTTGTTTATCGGGTTGGCACTGCTGTGCTTACTGGCCATCTGGTTATCCCTGGCGCTGGGACCGGTCAGTCTGCCATTGCTGGATACGCTCAAGGCCGCATTGCGTTTGATGGGGTTGCCGATCGAGGCCCAGGGGTTGGAGCAGGCTGAATTGATCCTGGGGCAGATCCGTTTGCCGCGTACGCTGTTGGGCTTGGCAGTCGGCGGCGTGTTGGCCTTGTCGGGCGTGGCGATGCAGGGATTGTTTCGCAATCCGTTGGCTGATCCGGGGTTGGTGGGGGTTTCCAGTGGTGCTGCGCTGGGCGCGGCGGTGGCGATTGTCGGTGGTTCGTTTTTCGGTGGTTTACCGGAGGCGTTCGGGCCTTATGTTTTATCTGCGTGCGCCTTCCTTGGCGGCTTGGGCGTGACGGCGTTGGTTTATCGCCTGGGACGGCGCAACGGCCAGACCAACGTCGCGACCATGTTGCTCGCCGGCATTGCCTTGACGGCGCTCGCCGGTTCGGCGGTGGGCCTGTTTACCTACCTGGCCGACGACGCCACCTTGCGCACCCTCACGTTTTGGAACCTGGGCAGCCTCAACGGCGCCAGCTATTCGCGCTTGTGGCCGTTGCTGCTGGTGAGCGCGGGTGTCGCGCTGTGGTTGCCGCGCCGAGCCAGGGCGTTGAATGCGTTGCTGCTCGGTGAGTCAGAGGCCGGTCACCTCGGTATTGATGTAGAAAGGCTCAAGCGTGAGTTGGTGTTCTGCACCGCCTTGGGTGTGGGGGCTGCGGTGGCCGCAGCGGGCATGATCGGGTTTGTGGGGTTGGTGGTTCCGCATCTGGTGCGATTGCTGGCGGGGCCGGATCATCGAGTCTTGCTGCCGGCATCGCTATTGGCGGGTGCAAGCCTGCTGCTGTTTGCCGATCTGGTTGCGCGCCTGGCGTTGGCGCCGGCTGAATTGCCCATCGGTATTGTCACTGCGTTTATCGGCGCACCGTTTTTTTTGTACCTGTTGTTGCGGGGGCGTGCCTGA
- a CDS encoding Rieske (2Fe-2S) protein, with amino-acid sequence MKFLCPSDTLAADCSLGFDIDGCKLLAVRRDGIAYFYINRCPHRGIPLDWQPGQFLDTSASLIQCATHGALFLIESGECIAGPCAGQSLTALPGREDAQGLWVEL; translated from the coding sequence ATGAAGTTTCTCTGCCCCTCCGACACGCTCGCAGCCGATTGCAGCCTCGGTTTTGACATCGACGGCTGCAAGCTGCTGGCGGTACGCCGCGACGGCATTGCCTACTTCTATATCAACCGCTGCCCCCATCGCGGCATTCCGCTGGATTGGCAGCCCGGCCAGTTTCTCGACACCAGCGCCAGCCTGATCCAATGCGCCACTCACGGCGCCCTGTTCCTGATCGAGAGTGGCGAATGCATCGCCGGGCCTTGCGCAGGGCAAAGCCTTACCGCCCTGCCCGGCCGCGAAGACGCCCAGGGATTGTGGGTGGAACTCTAG
- a CDS encoding heme ABC transporter ATP-binding protein: MLRVEDLQIRRGRKTVLADVTLDLLPGEVLGVLGPNGAGKSTLLGALCGELHPAQGKVLLDQRPLTDWSGAQRAQRLAVLPQASTLDFAFRVEEVVGMGRLPHQTGRVRDDEIIEAALKAADIGHLSGRSYLALSGGERQRVHLARVLAQLWPGEAGQTLLLDEPTSMLDPLHQHTTLQAIRSFANRGAAVLVILHDLNLAARYCDRILLLEAGRPHALDTPARVMQPEPLKAVFGLDVLVQPHPERGHPLIIAR; this comes from the coding sequence ATGCTGCGTGTGGAGGACCTGCAGATCCGTCGCGGTCGCAAGACAGTGTTGGCGGATGTCACGCTCGATCTGTTGCCGGGTGAAGTGCTGGGCGTGCTGGGCCCTAATGGCGCGGGCAAGAGTACGTTGCTCGGTGCTTTGTGCGGTGAGTTGCATCCCGCCCAGGGCAAGGTGTTGTTGGATCAACGCCCATTGACTGATTGGAGTGGCGCGCAGCGGGCGCAACGCCTGGCGGTATTGCCACAGGCCTCGACGCTGGACTTCGCCTTCCGTGTCGAAGAGGTTGTGGGCATGGGCCGCTTGCCCCACCAGACCGGGCGCGTGCGCGATGACGAAATTATCGAGGCAGCCTTGAAGGCTGCAGATATCGGCCACTTGAGCGGCCGCAGCTACCTGGCGTTGTCGGGCGGAGAACGGCAACGGGTGCACCTGGCGCGCGTGTTGGCGCAGTTATGGCCGGGCGAGGCGGGGCAGACGCTGCTGTTGGATGAGCCGACATCGATGCTGGATCCCTTGCATCAGCACACCACTTTGCAGGCCATTCGCAGCTTTGCCAATCGGGGGGCTGCGGTATTGGTGATCCTTCACGACTTGAACCTGGCGGCCCGCTATTGCGATCGCATTCTGCTGCTGGAGGCCGGCCGTCCCCACGCCTTGGATACGCCGGCGCGGGTGATGCAGCCTGAGCCGCTCAAAGCCGTGTTTGGCCTGGATGTGCTGGTGCAGCCGCACCCGGAGCGTGGACATCCGCTGATCATTGCGCGCTAG
- a CDS encoding bifunctional aminoglycoside phosphotransferase/ATP-binding protein: MSQFLIAALQNPALYPHPVEAFQVIETHISWVVLTGPYAYKLKKPMNFGFLDFTDLEKRGHFCREELRLNQRLTQDLYLDVLPITGTAEAPQLGGDGPVIEYALKMRQFPQSQLLSTLQANGELTSAHIDEMARQIAQFHLTAPKVPQEHPAGTPEEVMAPVRQNFDQIRPFLSDKADLVQLDALQAWAESSFERLKPLFAQRKVEGLTRECHGDIHLGNATLIDGHVVIFDCIEFNEPFRFTDVYADTAFLAMDLEDRGLKFLARRFISQYLELTGDYQGLEVLNFYKAYRALVRAKVALFSMPSEASPVQRATTLRQYRNYANLAESYSTIPSRFLAITHGVSAVGKSHVAMRLVEALGAVRLRSDVERKRLFGEQQVENTPQAGIYAADASAATYTRLNEIAATVLRAGYPVVLDATFLKREQRDAAAKVAEATGAPFLILDCNAPQAVIASWLAQRQADKNDPSDATLSVIDEQQMNREPLTAEEQLLSKRVETNESGTLDALVAHIRQCLPGL, translated from the coding sequence GTGAGCCAGTTCCTGATCGCTGCCCTGCAAAACCCGGCTTTATACCCGCACCCGGTTGAAGCGTTCCAAGTCATCGAGACCCATATTTCCTGGGTCGTACTGACTGGCCCGTATGCTTATAAATTGAAGAAACCGATGAACTTCGGCTTTCTGGATTTCACCGATCTGGAAAAGCGCGGCCACTTCTGCCGCGAAGAACTGCGCCTCAACCAGCGTCTGACGCAAGATTTGTATCTCGACGTGTTGCCGATCACCGGCACCGCCGAAGCCCCGCAGCTGGGCGGCGATGGCCCGGTCATCGAATACGCACTGAAAATGCGCCAGTTCCCGCAGAGCCAATTGCTCAGCACCTTGCAGGCCAATGGCGAACTGACCAGCGCGCACATCGATGAGATGGCCAGGCAGATCGCGCAGTTCCATCTGACTGCGCCGAAAGTCCCGCAGGAACATCCGGCCGGCACGCCGGAAGAAGTGATGGCGCCGGTTCGCCAGAACTTCGACCAGATCCGCCCGTTCCTCAGTGACAAGGCTGACCTGGTTCAGTTGGACGCCTTGCAAGCCTGGGCCGAAAGCAGTTTCGAGCGCCTCAAGCCACTGTTTGCCCAGCGCAAAGTGGAGGGTTTGACCCGCGAATGCCACGGTGATATTCACTTGGGCAACGCCACCTTGATCGATGGCCACGTGGTGATCTTCGACTGCATCGAGTTCAACGAACCTTTCCGCTTTACTGACGTGTACGCCGATACCGCCTTCCTGGCGATGGACCTGGAAGACCGCGGCCTCAAGTTTCTGGCGCGGCGCTTTATCAGCCAGTACCTGGAGCTGACCGGTGACTATCAAGGCCTGGAAGTGCTGAACTTCTACAAAGCCTATCGCGCCCTGGTACGCGCCAAGGTCGCGTTGTTCAGCATGCCGAGCGAGGCCAGCCCGGTACAACGCGCCACGACTCTGCGCCAGTATCGCAACTACGCCAACTTGGCGGAGAGCTACAGCACCATCCCGTCGCGCTTTCTTGCGATCACCCACGGTGTTTCGGCCGTGGGCAAAAGCCACGTGGCGATGCGCCTGGTGGAGGCTCTGGGCGCCGTGCGGTTACGCTCGGACGTGGAGCGCAAGCGCCTGTTCGGCGAGCAACAGGTAGAAAACACGCCGCAGGCCGGTATCTATGCGGCCGACGCGAGTGCGGCAACTTACACGCGCTTGAATGAGATCGCCGCTACCGTACTGCGCGCCGGTTACCCGGTGGTGCTGGATGCGACCTTCTTGAAGCGCGAGCAACGTGACGCAGCGGCGAAGGTTGCCGAGGCGACCGGCGCGCCCTTCCTGATTCTGGATTGCAATGCGCCCCAAGCGGTCATTGCCAGCTGGTTGGCACAACGTCAGGCAGACAAAAACGATCCTTCCGACGCAACACTGTCGGTGATCGACGAACAGCAGATGAATCGCGAACCGCTGACCGCCGAGGAACAGCTGCTCAGCAAGCGTGTCGAAACTAATGAAAGCGGCACCCTCGATGCATTGGTGGCGCATATTCGTCAGTGCCTGCCAGGCCTGTAA
- a CDS encoding heme/hemin ABC transporter substrate-binding protein: protein MRLSTSAIALVASLLVNLGAQASELPQRWVSAGGALSEWVTAMGGETKLVGVDTTSQHPESLKALPSIGYQRQLSAEGILSLRPQVLVGTEEMGPPPVLAQIRNAGVQVEMFSAQPDLQALKDNLQHLGKLLGNGARASELFAGYEQAMEQQKRWVARAQSTQKTPGVLLLLGHAGGKPMIAGKDTAADWMLQQAGGLNLATHSGYKPFSMESLAGLSPDVLVFADRALTGEAARAALFKENPILAAMPAAHNGRVFEVDPTLLVGGLGPRLPQSLVELSAGFYPSQPKPAP from the coding sequence ATGCGCCTGAGTACCAGCGCTATTGCGCTTGTTGCCTCCCTGCTGGTTAACCTTGGAGCCCAGGCCTCTGAGCTGCCGCAGCGCTGGGTCAGTGCCGGTGGGGCATTGTCGGAATGGGTAACGGCCATGGGCGGCGAAACGAAATTGGTGGGTGTGGACACCACCAGCCAGCATCCCGAGTCCCTCAAGGCCCTGCCGAGCATCGGTTACCAGCGGCAATTGTCGGCGGAAGGCATTCTGAGTTTGCGTCCGCAGGTGCTGGTAGGTACCGAAGAAATGGGCCCGCCGCCGGTGCTGGCGCAGATCCGCAACGCGGGTGTGCAGGTAGAGATGTTTTCGGCGCAGCCGGACCTGCAGGCGTTGAAAGACAACCTTCAGCACTTGGGCAAGTTGCTGGGCAATGGCGCCAGAGCCAGCGAATTGTTTGCCGGGTATGAACAGGCAATGGAGCAGCAGAAACGTTGGGTGGCCAGGGCCCAGTCCACTCAAAAGACGCCTGGCGTATTGCTGTTGCTTGGCCATGCGGGCGGCAAGCCGATGATCGCAGGCAAAGACACGGCGGCTGACTGGATGCTGCAACAGGCGGGCGGACTTAATCTGGCAACCCATAGCGGCTACAAGCCGTTTTCCATGGAGTCATTGGCAGGGTTGAGTCCGGATGTGCTGGTGTTTGCCGATCGCGCCCTGACCGGTGAAGCGGCACGTGCGGCACTGTTCAAGGAAAATCCGATCCTGGCGGCGATGCCGGCGGCGCATAACGGGCGGGTGTTCGAGGTGGACCCAACTTTGCTGGTCGGCGGGCTTGGGCCGCGTCTGCCGCAAAGCCTGGTGGAACTGTCTGCCGGTTTTTATCCGTCCCAGCCTAAGCCTGCCCCATGA
- a CDS encoding pyridoxal phosphate-dependent aminotransferase, giving the protein MAQPYSARSRAIEPFHVMALLARANELQAAGHDVIHLEIGEPDFTTAEPIIQAGQAALANGKTRYTAARGLPELREAISGFYQQRYGLSIDPERILITPGGSGALLLASSLLVDPGKHWLLADPGYPCNRHFLRLVEGAAQLVPVGPDVRYQLTAELVARHWDQDSVGALVASPANPTGTILTRDELAALSGAINARNGHLVVDEIYHGLTYGTDAASVLEVDDDAFVLNSFSKYFGMTGWRLGWLVAPPAAVGELEKLAQNLYISAPSMAQHAALACFTPQTLSILEERRAEFGRRRDFLLPALRELGFGIAVEPEGAFYLYADISAFGGDAFAFCRHFLETEHVAFTPGLDFGRYQAGHHVRFAYTQNIDRLQQAVERIARGLRSWQG; this is encoded by the coding sequence ATGGCTCAGCCCTACAGCGCGCGCAGTCGCGCCATCGAACCTTTTCATGTCATGGCATTGCTGGCGCGGGCCAACGAACTGCAAGCCGCCGGCCATGACGTGATCCACCTGGAAATCGGCGAGCCGGATTTCACCACCGCCGAGCCGATCATCCAGGCCGGCCAGGCGGCATTGGCCAATGGCAAAACGCGATACACCGCAGCCCGCGGCCTGCCGGAACTGCGCGAGGCCATCAGCGGTTTTTATCAACAGCGCTACGGCCTGAGCATAGATCCCGAGCGCATCCTGATCACCCCCGGTGGCTCCGGTGCGCTGCTGCTGGCCAGCAGCCTGCTGGTGGACCCAGGCAAGCATTGGCTACTCGCGGACCCCGGTTACCCATGCAACCGCCACTTCCTACGGCTGGTGGAGGGCGCGGCCCAGTTGGTGCCGGTCGGCCCTGATGTGCGCTATCAGTTGACCGCCGAGTTGGTGGCCAGGCACTGGGATCAGGACAGTGTCGGCGCGCTGGTGGCCTCCCCGGCCAACCCGACCGGGACGATCCTCACGCGCGACGAATTGGCCGCGCTCTCCGGCGCGATCAACGCGCGTAACGGCCATCTGGTCGTGGACGAGATTTACCATGGCCTCACCTACGGCACCGACGCCGCCAGCGTGCTGGAAGTCGACGACGATGCGTTCGTCCTTAATAGTTTTTCCAAGTATTTCGGCATGACCGGCTGGCGCCTGGGTTGGCTGGTGGCGCCTCCGGCGGCGGTGGGTGAGCTGGAGAAACTGGCGCAAAACCTCTATATCAGTGCGCCAAGCATGGCCCAACATGCGGCGCTGGCGTGTTTCACCCCGCAAACCCTGAGCATTCTGGAAGAGCGCCGCGCCGAATTCGGTCGTCGTCGCGATTTCCTGCTGCCGGCCCTGCGCGAGCTGGGCTTCGGCATTGCCGTCGAGCCGGAGGGTGCGTTCTATTTATATGCCGATATCAGTGCGTTCGGCGGGGATGCCTTCGCGTTTTGCCGCCACTTCCTCGAAACCGAACATGTGGCCTTTACCCCCGGCCTGGATTTCGGCCGCTATCAGGCCGGTCACCATGTGCGCTTTGCCTACACGCAAAACATCGATCGGTTACAGCAGGCGGTGGAGCGAATCGCCCGTGGCCTGCGGAGTTGGCAAGGCTGA
- the dksA gene encoding RNA polymerase-binding protein DksA → MSTQAKQQQQSLSGFTPYVEAKGEEYMSKPMRQHFTKILQKWKQDLMQEVDRTVDHMKDEAANFPDPADRASQEEEFALELRARDRERKLIKKIDKTLQLIEDEEYGWCESCGVEIGIRRLEARPTADLCVDCKTLAEIKEKQVGK, encoded by the coding sequence ATGTCCACCCAAGCAAAGCAACAGCAGCAGAGCCTCAGCGGCTTCACACCTTACGTCGAAGCGAAGGGTGAGGAGTACATGAGCAAGCCCATGCGCCAGCACTTCACCAAGATCCTGCAAAAATGGAAGCAGGACTTGATGCAGGAAGTGGACCGCACGGTAGACCACATGAAGGACGAAGCCGCCAACTTCCCTGACCCGGCAGACCGTGCCAGCCAGGAAGAGGAATTCGCCCTCGAACTGCGCGCCCGTGATCGCGAGCGCAAGCTGATCAAGAAGATCGACAAAACGCTGCAACTGATCGAAGACGAAGAATACGGCTGGTGCGAATCCTGCGGTGTCGAGATCGGTATCCGTCGCTTGGAAGCCCGCCCGACCGCGGACCTCTGCGTAGACTGCAAGACCTTGGCCGAAATCAAGGAAAAACAGGTCGGCAAGTAA